The following proteins are co-located in the Verrucomicrobiota bacterium genome:
- a CDS encoding polyprenyl synthetase family protein yields the protein MAKHTKVSLKKGFDLSEFLASRTELVNRALDGFLPTEKTKPATIHQAMRYSLFAGGKRMRPALCLAAAEACGGQDEPALPLACAVECIHTYSLIHDDLPAMDNDDYRRGKLTNHKVFGEGIAILAGDALLTQAFEIAALCQGWPRYSHQAVVLELARASGSLQLVAGQVADLEGEGKKVSVDELRYIHERKTSALLCCSARLGGMSANCTPAQLKALTDFGYHVGLAFQVIDDILDVTQTSEALGKTAGKDTHAEKATYPAILGLEKSRVIARDLTEKAFASLKPFKGRAVALEALAEFLLKRDR from the coding sequence ATGGCCAAGCACACAAAGGTATCGCTGAAGAAGGGTTTTGACCTGTCTGAATTTCTGGCTTCCCGCACCGAATTGGTGAACCGGGCACTGGATGGTTTTCTGCCAACCGAGAAGACCAAGCCAGCCACGATCCACCAAGCCATGCGCTACTCGCTGTTTGCCGGCGGTAAACGCATGCGGCCCGCGCTCTGCCTGGCGGCGGCCGAGGCATGCGGCGGCCAGGATGAACCCGCCCTACCGCTCGCGTGCGCGGTGGAATGCATCCATACCTACTCGCTGATTCACGATGACCTGCCGGCCATGGATAACGATGATTATCGGCGGGGCAAGTTGACCAATCACAAGGTGTTCGGGGAAGGCATTGCCATCCTGGCGGGGGATGCGTTGCTCACCCAGGCGTTTGAGATCGCCGCCTTGTGCCAGGGCTGGCCGCGTTACTCGCACCAGGCCGTCGTGCTGGAACTCGCCCGGGCATCCGGGTCGCTCCAACTGGTGGCCGGGCAGGTGGCGGATTTGGAAGGTGAGGGCAAAAAGGTGTCCGTGGACGAACTGCGTTACATTCATGAACGAAAAACCTCCGCGCTGTTGTGCTGTTCGGCGCGCCTGGGCGGCATGAGCGCCAACTGCACTCCGGCACAACTCAAGGCCCTGACTGATTTTGGCTATCATGTCGGCCTGGCGTTCCAGGTGATTGACGACATCCTGGACGTCACCCAGACCAGCGAAGCGCTGGGCAAAACCGCCGGTAAGGACACGCACGCGGAAAAGGCGACTTATCCCGCCATTTTGGGGCTGGAGAAATCCCGCGTCATCGCCAGGGATTTGACGGAAAAAGCGTTTGCCTCCCTGAAGCCGTTTAAGGGCCGGGCGGTGGCGCTGGAAGCGCTGGCGGAATTCCTGTTGAAACGCGATCGCTAA
- a CDS encoding substrate-binding domain-containing protein yields MNKQLAVLFAMTLVLSSQAAPETNARKPLRFIFITTCVEEDFFKPVKQGMTDAAKMMNVKCEFTGTKGVDIKAQAEMVRQAVRDGYDGIALNIIDPVGFDAVVEETVHKGIPVVAFNVDDQDTPNARLSAVCQRLYEAGKTAGRECANYIPENSHILMTMHAEGVSALSDRLRGEQEELKKKGITWTVAITGNSAVESAKVITRELQQHPDIKYVVCTGQADTEGAGLALEQNFKDKGILAAGFDLTPEILRLIKAGQIRFTIDQQPYIQGFYPVVQLTLLKRFGIRPASMDAGASIITKDQADSVLELSKKNFR; encoded by the coding sequence ATGAATAAACAACTCGCTGTGCTATTCGCCATGACGCTGGTTCTCAGTAGTCAAGCCGCCCCGGAAACCAATGCCCGGAAGCCATTGCGCTTTATCTTCATCACCACCTGCGTGGAAGAAGATTTTTTTAAACCCGTGAAACAAGGCATGACGGACGCGGCGAAAATGATGAACGTCAAATGCGAGTTCACCGGCACCAAGGGTGTGGATATCAAGGCCCAGGCCGAGATGGTTCGCCAAGCCGTGCGCGACGGCTACGACGGCATCGCCCTGAACATCATTGATCCGGTGGGTTTCGACGCCGTGGTGGAAGAAACCGTACACAAGGGCATCCCGGTGGTGGCCTTTAACGTGGATGACCAGGATACTCCCAATGCCCGTTTGAGCGCTGTTTGCCAACGGTTGTATGAGGCCGGCAAAACCGCCGGGCGGGAGTGCGCGAACTATATCCCGGAGAACAGCCATATTCTGATGACGATGCATGCCGAGGGTGTTTCGGCGCTCTCGGATCGCTTGCGCGGCGAACAGGAGGAGTTGAAGAAGAAGGGGATTACGTGGACGGTGGCGATCACCGGTAACAGTGCGGTGGAGTCCGCCAAGGTCATCACGCGCGAACTGCAGCAGCACCCGGACATCAAGTATGTCGTCTGCACCGGCCAGGCCGACACGGAGGGAGCCGGTCTGGCTCTCGAACAAAATTTCAAAGACAAGGGCATTCTGGCCGCCGGTTTCGATCTGACGCCGGAAATCCTGCGCCTGATCAAGGCCGGGCAGATCCGCTTTACCATTGACCAGCAACCGTATATCCAGGGGTTTTATCCCGTGGTGCAACTAACCCTGCTCAAACGTTTTGGCATCCGGCCCGCGAGCATGGATGCCGGCGCGTCAATCATCACCAAGGACCAGGCCGATAGCGTGCTGGAACTGAGCAAGAAAAATTTCCGCTAG